TTGAGCCGGCCGCGGCCATCGGCCACGCGCTGCTCGAAGGCCCGGGCATCGGCGGGCAGGGGATCGACGAGGAAGGCGCGGTCGAGCGCGAGCGCGATCAGCTGCGCGCGCAACTCGTCGAGCGTGCCGCCGCCGCGCTCCTTGTCCACGCCCATGAAGGCCGCGCCCATGGCCTGCAGGCCGGGGATGTTCTTCTCCAGGTACTTGAGCGCGTCCTTGATCTGCAGCGCGAACAGGCGGCGCAGGCCCTCGCGGTGGCGCGCCTGCGCGGCGTCGGGCTCGTCGAACACCTCGATGCGCACCGCGTCGCCGTCGTCGACCAGCGCGGGAAAGCCGATCAGCGTCTGGCCGCCGCGGCGGATCTCGAGCAGCTCGGGCAATTCGCCGAAGTCCCAGCGCGTGTGGCGCTGCGCGGCATCGACCGCGGGCGCGGCCGGTGCCGCGGGTGCGGCCTTGGCCAGGCGCACGGCGGGCGCGGGCGTGGGCGCTGGTGATGACGCAGAGGCGGGCGCCGCCGCCGGCACCTTGAGCGCCGCGAGCGCCTGGAACGCGCCGCGCGCCTGCGCGCCGAGCTCGGCCTTGAGCGCCGCGAGGTGGCGGCCCTGGCCGAGCTGGCGGCCGTGTTCGTCGACCACGCGCAGGTGCATGAACAGGTGCGGCGGCAACTGGTCGACCTTGATGTCGTTGCGCACGATGTCGAGCTGCGTGGCCGCGCGCACCTGCTTGAGCACCGCATCCACCAGGCTGCCCTGGCCGAACAGCTCGGGCGCGCTCAGGGCCTCGGTGAAGCGTTCGGCCGTGGCCGGCAACGGCACCAGACGTGAGCGCGGGCGCTGGTGCAGGGTCTTGATCAGCGCCAGCACCTTGTCCTTGAGCATGCCGGGCACCAGCCACTCGCAGCGTTCTTCGTTGACCTGGTTGAGCGCGTAGATCGGCACCGTCACCGACAGGCCGTCGCGCGCATCGCCGGGCTCGTGCAGGTAGCTCGCGGCGCAGTCCACGCCGCCCAGGCGCACGGTGCGCGGGAAGGCCTGGGCCGTGATGCCGGCGGCCTCGTGGCGCATGAGGTCTTCGCGCGTGAGGTACAGCAGCTTGGGGTTGTCGCGCACGGCCTGGCCATACCAGCGCTCGAAGGCCGTGCCGCTCGCGATGTCGGCCGGAATCTGCTCGTCGTACCAGGCGAAGATCACCTCGTCGTCGACCAGCACGTCCTGGCGGCGCGACTTGTGTTCGAGCTCCATCACCTGGCGCACCAGCTTCTGGTTCGCGGCCAGGAAGGCCAACCGCGTGTCCCAGTCGCCGTGCACCAGGGCTTCGCGGATGAAGATCTCGCGCGCGCCCGCGGGGTCCACACGGCTGTAGTCGGCGCGGCGGTTGTGATAGACCACGAGGCCGTAGAGCGTGGCACGCTCCAGCGCCGAGACGCGCGCGGCCTTCTTTTCCCAGTGGGGATCGAGCAGCTGCTTCTTGAGCAGGTGCGCGCCCACACGTTCGAGCCAGCCAGGCTCGATGGCCGCGATGCCGCGGCCGAACAGGCGCGCGGTTTCCACCAGCTCGGCGCAGACGATCCAGCGCCCCGGCTTCTTGCTCAGGTGGGCGCCCGGGTGGCGGTGGAACTTGATGCCGCGCGCGCCCAGGTACCAGTCTTCGGTGTCGCTCTTGCAGCCGATGTTGCCGAGCAGGCCCGCGAGCATGGCGCAGTGCAGCTGCTCGTAGCTGGCGGGCGCGGTGTTGAGCCGCCAGCCCTGCTCGCTCACCACGGTGTGCAGCTGGTTGTGCGTGTCGCGCCATTCGCGCACGCGACGCACGTTGATGAAGTTTTCCCGCAGCAGGTTCTCGTACTGGCGGTGGCTGAGCTTGTGGTCGGTGCCGTGGCCGCCCTTGCTGTCTTCGAGCCACTTCCAGAGCTTGAGCGTGCCGACGAACTCGCTCTTGTCGTCGTCGAACTTGGCATGCGCCTGGTCGGCCTGGGCCTGCTTGTCGATCGGGCGGTCGCGCACGTCCTGCGCGCTGAGCGCGGCGGCGATCACCAGCACCTCGTCGAGCGCGCCCGCGTCGCGCGCGGCCAGGATCATGCGGCCCACGCGCGGGTCGAGCGGCAGGCGCGACAAGGCCTGGCCGATGTCGGTGAGTTCGTTGGCCTCATCGACCGCGCCAAGTTCGGCGAGCAGCTGGTAGCCGTCGGCGATGGCGCGGCGCTGCGGCGCGTCG
This is a stretch of genomic DNA from Hydrogenophaga crocea. It encodes these proteins:
- the hrpA gene encoding ATP-dependent RNA helicase HrpA, with product MSQVPVLPALSAAALRLEFPESLPVSARRHEIEAAIREHQVVIVCGETGSGKTTQLPKIALAMGRGKLNAKPGERGRLIGHTQPRRIAASSVAKRIAEELQTPLGEVVGYKVRFQDRLSRDASVKLMTDGILLAETQTDPDLKAYDTIIIDEAHERSLNIDFLLGYLRQLLPRRPDLKLIVTSATIDADRFAEYFASARGKAPVLMVSGRTYPVEVRWRPFEESREYDLNNAIADGVDELWRGGQGGDILVFLPGEREIREAADHLRKHLAHQPLHRNAEVLPLFARLSQAEQDRIFQPHGQRRIVLATNVAETSLTVPGIRYVIDAGTARVKRYSFRQKVEQLLVEPISQAAANQRAGRCGRVADGICIRLYDEADFNGRPRFTDPEILRSSLAGVILRMKALHLGAVEDFAFVDAPQRRAIADGYQLLAELGAVDEANELTDIGQALSRLPLDPRVGRMILAARDAGALDEVLVIAAALSAQDVRDRPIDKQAQADQAHAKFDDDKSEFVGTLKLWKWLEDSKGGHGTDHKLSHRQYENLLRENFINVRRVREWRDTHNQLHTVVSEQGWRLNTAPASYEQLHCAMLAGLLGNIGCKSDTEDWYLGARGIKFHRHPGAHLSKKPGRWIVCAELVETARLFGRGIAAIEPGWLERVGAHLLKKQLLDPHWEKKAARVSALERATLYGLVVYHNRRADYSRVDPAGAREIFIREALVHGDWDTRLAFLAANQKLVRQVMELEHKSRRQDVLVDDEVIFAWYDEQIPADIASGTAFERWYGQAVRDNPKLLYLTREDLMRHEAAGITAQAFPRTVRLGGVDCAASYLHEPGDARDGLSVTVPIYALNQVNEERCEWLVPGMLKDKVLALIKTLHQRPRSRLVPLPATAERFTEALSAPELFGQGSLVDAVLKQVRAATQLDIVRNDIKVDQLPPHLFMHLRVVDEHGRQLGQGRHLAALKAELGAQARGAFQALAALKVPAAAPASASSPAPTPAPAVRLAKAAPAAPAAPAVDAAQRHTRWDFGELPELLEIRRGGQTLIGFPALVDDGDAVRIEVFDEPDAAQARHREGLRRLFALQIKDALKYLEKNIPGLQAMGAAFMGVDKERGGGTLDELRAQLIALALDRAFLVDPLPADARAFEQRVADGRGRLNLIAAEIARSAGAVLTEFAAAQRKLKDSKPPAEVAADIAQQLQRLVTKRFLTDTPYAQLQHLPRYLKAVQLRLDKLRADPARDAARLAELRPQEQRFWRLVAERKGVQDARLQELRWLLEELRVSFFAQELRTPQPVSLKRLDKAWAQLNG